CTTAGCACTATAACGAGTAATACCTATGCTCATAGGTATAATGGTTCTAAAGCCATACATGTAGCGTTGTATAAAGATGATAGGCCAGCCAAATTTTTGCAAAAGCAAATGTGCAACGGCAAATTTACGGCGTTGGGTTTTGAGCTTTTTTTGAATATATTTTTTATTGTAGCGACCTATATAAAAATAAATTTGATCACCCACAAAGCCTCCAAGTCCTGCTACAAATATGATCATGGCGATATTAACATGTCCTTCATGAGCAAAAATTCCACCCAAGATCAAGGCAAGCTCGCCCTCTAAAATGCACCATAAAAAGATGATAAGATAAGCCAAGTGTTGATAGTTAAAAAGGAGTTCTTTTAAATATTCTTCCATGAACTAAAACTCCACAACACTATAAACTGAAGTATAATCAGTAAGTTTCTTAGATCCACCAAGCCCAACCAAGTCGATCAAAAAACAAGCCTCTACACACTGAGCTTTAGCTTTTTTGATCAGCTCATAAGAAGCAATAGCTGTGCCTCCTGTAGCTATGAGATCGTCAACCAAAAGCACCCTAGCATCCTTTATCCCACAAAAAGCATCTTGATGAATTTCTATTTTGTCTGTTCCGTATTCAAGCTCATAGGAGCAAGAAAAGGTTGCACTTGGAAGTTTTCCTGGTTTTCTTATAGGAACAAAGGGGATATTAAGTTTTGCACACAACAAGGCAGCAAAGATAAAACCTCTGCTTTCAGTACCTGCTATAAAATCAAGCTCCATATTTTTATATCTTTTTTGAAGATGATCAAGGAGAAAAAACAAAACTTTTTTATTATTTAATAAAGTGGTGATATCTCTAAAAATTATGCCCTCTTTTGGGAAATTTGGCACAACGCGTATAGCATCTGTTATGAGTTTTTTTTCTTCTGGTTTTAAGGTAATGTCTGTCATAGTAGAGCCTCGATTTTTGCTTCTAGTTCTTTGATTCTTTGTCTAAGTTTATCATTTTCAAGTCTATATTGAGAGTTTCTTGTTCTAAGCGAGGTAAGATCTGCTTTGATTTTATTTAATTCTTCGGTCAAGATGTCTATATTTCCAAGGCTTCTTTGAAGTTGGAGTTGAAGCTTTCTAATGATGATTTCGGTGTCATCGAGATTTTTTTTGATAAAGTCTTTAGAATTTTTTTCTTTGGTTAATAGCGTCTTGTAATACAAAAGCATGACAAGTAGGTAAAGACAAGCACAAATGAGTAAAGTGAGTGTTAACCAGTCAGTTAGCATTGATTTTCCTCGATCTTTTGAATTCTTTTCATGTGTCTGTTTCCCTCAAATTTAGTGTTGATAAAAATTTTTACAAGCTCACAGGCAAGCTCTATACCGATAAGTCTGCCACCTAGAGCCAAAACATTAGCATCATTGTGTCTTCTAGCAAGACTTGCACTTAAGCTTTCATTGCATAAGGCACAGCGGATATTTTTATGTCGATTTGCCGCGATTGAAATCCCTATGCCTGTACCACAAATCAAAATCCCAAAACTTTTTTCATCAATTTTTGAGCTTAGCAAGTGAGCAAAGTCTGGATAATCACAACATTCGTTTGTATGAGTTCCTAAATTTTCAAAAGCAATGTCATATTTTTCCAAAAAGGAACAAATTTTTTCTTTGAGTTCAAAACCTGCATGATCACTAGCAATGAAAATTTTTTCTCTGAGCATAAATTTCCTAAAATTATTTTAAAAAGTCTCATTCTAGCATAATAAAATATACAATAAGTTTCACTTTGACGAAATTTTGCAATTTTTTCATTTTTTTAAGCAAAAATATAAAATGTTTATGCAAGAATTCTGTGTTCTAATACGAGTTTTAAGGAAATGTTAATGAAAATTATATTGATAGGCTCTTCAACAGGGGGTCCTAATCAACTTAAATTTTTGCTCAATGATGTGGATATCAAAACTTGCAGTGTTGTTATCGCTCAGCATATGAGTGTAAAATTTATCCCTTCTTTTATCAACCAGTTTGACAAAGAGGCTGTAAGTAAAGTAAGCATGTTAAAAGACAAGGAAAGCTTGAGTAATCAAATTTATATTTGTCAAAGAAATACGATTTTAACAGGGAATTTAAATTTAAGTGCCGAATTTTCTGAGGAGCAAACAACTTTTAACCCAAATATCAATCTTCTTTTTGATTCAGCTGTGCCTTTAAGTAAAACTAATAAAATTTTAGCCATAGTCTTGACAGGAATGGGAGATGATGGAGCTTCAGGTTTGTTTAATCTCTACAAGGCAGGGGTAAAGTGTCTGTGTGAAAATGAGGAAGATTGCGTTGTTTATGGCATGCCAAAAAGAGCGAAGGATCTTAATCCTAATCTTAGACCAATGAGCTTAATAGAAATCAAAACAGAAATTGTAAAATTTATCAATCAGGAATAATATAAATGGAACAAAAAAAATTTAGTGATATGGAATTTAATGAGTTTATCAAATACATTAACGACATTAGCGGTATTGACTTAAGTGAAAAGAGAAATGCCCTAGATATCAAGATCACAAGCTTTTTAAAAGAGATGAATTTACAAAGTATTAGGGAATTTTTAAATAAAATAAGATATGACAAGGAGCTTAGACAAAAAACGCTTGATTTTGTAACCGTTAATGAGACCTATTTTTACAGAGAACTTTCTCAGCTTAAAGAAGCTGTATATTATATAAAGAGTTTAAATCGCCCAACAAGTGTTTTAAGTGCACCCTGTTCAAGTGGAGAAGAGGTGTATTCCTTTGCTATACTTGCAGCTTTAAATGCTGTCAAAGACTTGCATATTACAGGCATTGATATAAATAGAAAAATGATACAAGAGTGTAAAAATGCAAGTTATGAGGGACGTAGCTTGGATCGTTTAGGTGAGGCTGAAAAAAGAAGATATTTTACCAATGATGAGGGTTCTGTTTATAAGGTAAAAAAACAAGAATTGTGTCGTTGTCGCTTTGAGCTTTGTAATGTTTTTGATGATGGCTTTTTAAGACTTGGAAATTTTGATGTGATTTTGTCAAGAAATATGATGATTTATTTTGATTATGAGAGTAGAGTAGAGCTTATGCAAAGATTTCACAAGATCGGTAATGCTGGAGCAAGATTTTATGCCGGCAACTCGGATCAGATCCCTGATACACCGTATTTTACAAAGGTTTTTGTGCCAAGGGGTGGAAGCTATTATGTGCGTAATGAAATTTAAGTGAGTAAATTTTGCTTTTTATCTAAACTTTCTCATACCCTTTTATCCATTTTGACTTGAAATTTAAACAAAATTCTGTTATAATCCTAAATAATACTAATTTACTCAAGGATAAATTAATTGATAGAACTCAAGAATGTAAATAAATACTACGGCAAGCATCATGTCTTAAAAAACATAAATTTAAGCGTTAAGGACGGAGAAAAACTCGTCATCATAGGACCTAGTGGAAGCGGGAAAAGCACGACTATTCGTTGTATGAACGGGCTTGAGGAGGTAAGTTCTGGCGAGGTCATCGTTGGAGGCATTAAGCTTACGGCTAAAACCAAGACTGAAATTTGCAGAAAGTATTGTGCTATGGTATTTCAGCATTTTAATCTTTACCCTCATATGAGCGTTTTAGAAAATTTAACCCTAGCTCCTATAAAGCTTCAAAAAAAGAGCAAAAAAGAAGCCGAAGAAACTGCTTTTAAGTATCTTAAAGTCGTGGGCTTAGAAAATAAAGCAAATGTCTATCCCGCTACGCTTTCAGGCGGACAACAACAGCGTGTTGCTATAGCAAGAAGTCTTTGCACTAAAAAGCCTTATATACTCTTTGATGAGCCTACCTCAGCACTTGATCCAGAAACCATACAAGAGGTTTTAGATGTCATGCGTGAAATTTCTCATCAAAGCAATACAACCATGGTCGTAGTAACTCATGAAATGGGTTTTGCAAAAGAGGTGGCTGATAGAGTTGTATTCATGGAAGATGGTGCGATCATCGAAGAAAATACTCCGGCAAATTTCTTTGAAAATCCACAAAGTGAAAGAACGAAGATCTTTTTAAGCAAGATTTTAAAACATTAAATTTATAAAAAGGAGAAAAAATGAAAAAACTATATGTAGGTTTAATGCTTGGATTTGGGCTTTTAGCCTTTACAGCTTGTGGTGGTGGCACAGAAAACAAAGCAGGCAATGCGACAGGACTTGAGGCGATCAAGGCTAAGAACGAACTTGTTGTGGGTGTTAAAAATGATGTTCCTCATTACGCACTCTTAGATCAAGCAACAGGCGAGATTAAAGGCTTTGAAATTGATATTGCCAAGGCTTTGACAAAGGAGATTTTAGGCGATGAAACTAAGCTC
This genomic interval from Campylobacter sp. MIT 99-7217 contains the following:
- a CDS encoding DedA family protein, giving the protein MEEYLKELLFNYQHLAYLIIFLWCILEGELALILGGIFAHEGHVNIAMIIFVAGLGGFVGDQIYFYIGRYNKKYIQKKLKTQRRKFAVAHLLLQKFGWPIIFIQRYMYGFRTIIPMSIGITRYSAKKFAIINLFSAWAWASITILLAWYFGEEIWKFVKWAEQHWYYAAMLILGFLSLMIFGFKQMEKSILKKRDASHHNLTQYKEKT
- the apt gene encoding adenine phosphoribosyltransferase, which codes for MTDITLKPEEKKLITDAIRVVPNFPKEGIIFRDITTLLNNKKVLFFLLDHLQKRYKNMELDFIAGTESRGFIFAALLCAKLNIPFVPIRKPGKLPSATFSCSYELEYGTDKIEIHQDAFCGIKDARVLLVDDLIATGGTAIASYELIKKAKAQCVEACFLIDLVGLGGSKKLTDYTSVYSVVEF
- the rpiB gene encoding ribose 5-phosphate isomerase B, whose amino-acid sequence is MLREKIFIASDHAGFELKEKICSFLEKYDIAFENLGTHTNECCDYPDFAHLLSSKIDEKSFGILICGTGIGISIAANRHKNIRCALCNESLSASLARRHNDANVLALGGRLIGIELACELVKIFINTKFEGNRHMKRIQKIEENQC
- a CDS encoding CheB methylesterase domain-containing protein, whose translation is MKIILIGSSTGGPNQLKFLLNDVDIKTCSVVIAQHMSVKFIPSFINQFDKEAVSKVSMLKDKESLSNQIYICQRNTILTGNLNLSAEFSEEQTTFNPNINLLFDSAVPLSKTNKILAIVLTGMGDDGASGLFNLYKAGVKCLCENEEDCVVYGMPKRAKDLNPNLRPMSLIEIKTEIVKFINQE
- a CDS encoding CheR family methyltransferase, whose translation is MEQKKFSDMEFNEFIKYINDISGIDLSEKRNALDIKITSFLKEMNLQSIREFLNKIRYDKELRQKTLDFVTVNETYFYRELSQLKEAVYYIKSLNRPTSVLSAPCSSGEEVYSFAILAALNAVKDLHITGIDINRKMIQECKNASYEGRSLDRLGEAEKRRYFTNDEGSVYKVKKQELCRCRFELCNVFDDGFLRLGNFDVILSRNMMIYFDYESRVELMQRFHKIGNAGARFYAGNSDQIPDTPYFTKVFVPRGGSYYVRNEI
- a CDS encoding amino acid ABC transporter ATP-binding protein, whose protein sequence is MIELKNVNKYYGKHHVLKNINLSVKDGEKLVIIGPSGSGKSTTIRCMNGLEEVSSGEVIVGGIKLTAKTKTEICRKYCAMVFQHFNLYPHMSVLENLTLAPIKLQKKSKKEAEETAFKYLKVVGLENKANVYPATLSGGQQQRVAIARSLCTKKPYILFDEPTSALDPETIQEVLDVMREISHQSNTTMVVVTHEMGFAKEVADRVVFMEDGAIIEENTPANFFENPQSERTKIFLSKILKH